Proteins encoded by one window of Candidatus Nitrosocosmicus hydrocola:
- a CDS encoding polyprenyl synthetase family protein, whose amino-acid sequence MSSVDVISEINDVASEINKFILENVCGEPTDLYQSSLHYIKSGGKRLRPFMAVKSSEMFGGTLKLSLPAASAVELIHNFTLVHDDIMDNDNLRHNVATVHREFGVPLAILSGDVLFSKAFHMISFLGHKSGVNDSTLVKMIELLSSSCTDVCEGQSMDIQMAQDSDFSSKDHYIKMIKKKTAALFRVSCELGTLASPNFTQRDLDNMSGFGEKIGISFQLVDDLIGIHGDSNITGKFVGNDIREGKKTLPILIASERLDSQGRSLLHDVFGKKDAGDSEIKQIVKNIAQLNIDKEIRNIANAYTQEAFEHLQTYENSSARKWLETSARYIVERSL is encoded by the coding sequence ATGAGCTCAGTAGACGTAATTAGCGAAATTAATGATGTTGCTTCTGAAATAAATAAATTTATTCTCGAAAACGTTTGCGGTGAGCCTACTGACTTGTATCAATCCTCTCTCCATTACATTAAGAGTGGGGGGAAAAGGCTTAGGCCCTTTATGGCAGTAAAATCTAGTGAGATGTTTGGGGGAACATTAAAACTATCACTACCTGCTGCATCTGCGGTAGAATTAATCCATAATTTTACCCTAGTACATGACGATATAATGGATAATGATAATCTACGTCATAACGTAGCAACCGTTCATAGAGAATTTGGCGTACCCCTGGCCATCTTGTCAGGAGACGTTTTATTTTCAAAGGCCTTTCATATGATTTCATTCCTCGGCCATAAATCTGGCGTAAATGATTCAACTTTAGTCAAAATGATAGAATTGTTGTCATCTTCATGCACTGATGTGTGTGAAGGTCAATCAATGGACATTCAGATGGCCCAAGATAGTGATTTTTCATCTAAGGACCATTACATAAAAATGATAAAAAAAAAGACTGCGGCCCTATTTCGTGTTTCCTGTGAACTAGGAACACTTGCATCCCCAAATTTTACACAAAGAGACTTGGATAATATGTCAGGATTTGGAGAAAAAATAGGAATCTCATTTCAACTTGTTGATGATCTAATTGGAATACACGGTGATTCAAACATAACAGGGAAATTTGTAGGTAACGATATTAGAGAAGGAAAAAAGACTTTACCAATTTTGATTGCATCTGAACGCCTTGACTCACAGGGTAGGAGTTTATTACATGATGTATTTGGAAAAAAAGATGCTGGTGATTCCGAAATCAAACAGATTGTTAAAAATATTGCCCAATTAAATATCGACAAAGAGATACGCAATATCGCCAACGCTTATACCCAGGAGGCATTTGAACATCTCCAGACATATGAAAATTCAAGCGCCCGAAAATGGTTAGAAACTTCAGCTCGATATATTGTAGAACGGAGCCTTTAA